CGCGCCAGCCGTCTTCGTTAGTCACACGGCAAACAAATTCACCGCGCAGCAGTTGCTCAATTAACGCACCAGTACCTACTAAGGTTGTTTCAGTCGAATCTGACATTAGATGTGCTCCTTAGCAGTTTCAGTCATGCTGGTGTCGGTATGGGTCATTTCAGCATTACGTTGTGATAAACGTGCCGCTAATGGGTTGGCTTTTGGCTTCACCACTTGCAATTTTTTAGTTTGTTTATTAATGATATAACGGTTAGCAAATAGATTTAACACTTCAGATTCTGGGTTCGGAAATGCGCCTAATACACTAATATTATTGTTTTCACAGGCATCGAAAATTTTCTTCACGTTGGTGTGATGCAAAGTGCCTAACTCATCGATGGGCCAATGAATGGTCACATTGGCTTTGCCACGTAATAAACGAGTAAATGCTAATAAGAATTTACATAAAATTAGGTAGGCCATACCATGACTAGACGATTCGTTTAATTGGCGATCGGTACGAATAATTAAGTCGCTGTTACCTTCTTTTAGTCGCAGCTCAATTTCGAGCAGTTTGGCTATGCCGCCAGTTAATGCTGCGCGGCCAATAATGTCTAAAGCGCGGCGCATTGAGTTAGTGTAGTGTTCGTCTGGTAGCTGACTAAAACCATCTGCTTTCCACGCTTTAAAGGCTTTAACAAACACTTCAAGTTCGGGCCAAAATTCAAGTTCACTAATACGCGAGCGAATACGGACCGCAGACTCTGATACGCCATCAAGAAATAACTCCTCGCCCACTTCACGGGTAATGCGCGCGCTTTGGCTGGCAATACGGCGATCGATATCAGTTAATACATCATAAAACGCGGTTAAATCGATACCAAAAATTCGTCCTTGCTCACGAATCGCCATTAACGATTGCGGCACCATCACATTCAGTAGTTGTTCAAGCTGTGGCACCAACTTACGGTAGTCAAGTAAACGAATGCCTTTATCGTTGACAAAGCTCGACTCATCGCGGGCTCGTTCCCAAAACTCGGCTAAACTTGAACCTGATTTACTGGCAATAACCGAATCAAAGTGCTCAACATATTGCTTCACTGAACCCATTAAATAGTCGCGTTTTAGCAATAAATCTTCGCCTTGACGCAAACGTTCACCAATACCACCGGTCGCTTCATCATTGTTGCCGGGCAGTTTAAGCTCTGCGAGTTTGCGCATCACTGCACGCAGTTTAGTGAGGTTTTCAGAGGCCTCAACTTGGGCAGCATCACAAGCTTTACGGTCGGTTTCTAGGCTGTCACGACGTTGCTTAATTTCTGTGGTTTTCGCTTTTAATTGCTGCTCTAATTCCAGCGTAGCACGCTTAACATCGGCTAATTGAGTTTGCAATTTTGGCTTACGCACCAACCAAGTATGCTGATACCAATCATCAAAACGCAGCACATCACTGCGACGTTGTTCGGCATGACTAATTTTGGCTTCAAGATCGCGTATTTGCTTTTTAAGCGCCAAAATCGTGCCTTCATCAACTCCACGTGACTTAAGCTCGTTTTTGTACCAGGTTTCACCGGCCTTTTGTTCGGTTTTAGCATTAGCGCGGCGTTGTTCAATATTGGCTTTAATTTGCCCCAATTGATTATCAATGGCGCCGACCACTTCTTGCCAATAAGCATTTTTTTCCATACGCGCTTCCAGCGCCTGCTCTTTTTGCTCTGTTAACCAACCAAGATGCTGATTATGAAGTTGCTTAAGCTCATGCTCAAGCTGCACTAATCTTTTGCTCGAATCTGCTTTGCGATCGGTTACTGCTTGATTAATTTTTTGTTGTTCGTTACGTTTTTCATCAAATAAACGGCGCAAGTCTTCACGACTATTTTTATAGGCTGTGCGAGCAAAGGTCAGCTCACGGGTAATACTATCGAGCGCTGCATTCATGGCAACCAGCTGATCTTCCGCTTCTGCATGCATTTCTTGAGCGCTTTGCAATGCGTCTTCTGCTTTGGCTAAGCGAATACGCAAATCTTGCTCTGTTGCGGCATACTCGGGAACATCAATCGCTTTGAGGTCGAGATTCACCCCGAAGAGAGCTTCACTGCTGTCTTGGGTTAGGCTTGGGTGTAAGTCACTGCGATGCAACAACTCTGGAGCGATAACCTTACCAAAGGTGTGCTCCCAACCGTGGGCTTCTTTTCGCAAAAATTCCAATAGTGTATGCGACTGCGGGAACAGCATATGGTGCAGTTCTTCTTTGGCATTTTCTCTGTCGCTGACACGAATAGTGGCAATGCGCAGCGCTTCATTCGCTTGATCGCGTTTGGCCCGTTGTTTACGTTCTTCAGTGGTTAAGCGATCGACCTTTTGATTGCAGGTTTCTTGCTCTTCGTCGGCCAAACTAATACGCTCATCAAAAATGGCTAGGCGCATTTTTTCATCTTCGGTATAAGTCACACCATCCACTTGATGTTTGAGCTCGGCAGCAGTTAATTTGAGTTGATATTCTTGTTCGCTGAATGTTGCTTTACCCACATCGGTTTGTTCACGCCATTGCAGTTCTAACTTAGCAAGGTCGTCATTGGCGAGTTCGCGCTGCTTATCGCGGGCTTCACGTTGAGCGTCTTGTTCAAGATGTAAGACTTCAAGTTCACGATGTAATTGCTCAGCAATTTTACTGCGACGCGCATTAAAAGCCGCTTCGATGTCTTGGTGTTTTTCGGTTTGTAATTTATGACGTTCGTTAAGATTTTCAACATCACTGCGCCAATTCGGCAAATTATCAAGGTCTGCTTTGGCTTGTTCAATATCGGCATCTAAAAAAGCGGCGTGCTGATCTTCAATGGCATTGAGTTCATCTTCAAACTTACCTGAATCGCCTTTTGCTGCTGATAATTCTTGGTTTAGCTCATCACGAACATCTTTCCACTCTTCATCTAACAAGCGCAATTTGAGGTTTAACTCTTTGCCATGAGTTTGATTACGGTCTTGGCGCTCAGACTCTAAGGTTTCATCTGCGCGATAACCGCGCGATAAACTGGCTAAGCGTAACTCGGCACTTAATAACTGATTAAATTCTTGTTCGAGCTTGTCATATTCTGGGCGGATTTGCTCAAAACCCTGCACCAGCTGGCTTTCACGGATCCAGGTTTCTACTCGTTGCGGATTGAGTCTAGAAGTCGGCGGGTTAACACCATCTTCCTCTAAAATGGCTGCGATCATTGATTTAACCGTTTCCATTTTGCCCTCTTTCGAGTGCACTGCTTTGGCGAGTTTTTCGATATGACGCAAGTTATGGTCGCCGTCACACAAGGAGAACTGACGCGCATAAGTGCGCAACTCATTGCGGTTACTACCGGTGTTCAGCAAGCTGCGATCGTTTTGAATGATCGCGCGAAACTCGCGGGTATTTAACAAGTTAGTATGAGCAACTCCATCACGTTTTACTTCACGGCCAAGCTCTGCCATTGAATGACAAATAATGGTGTCGCCATTTCGTGACTTAATGTAATGCTCTAACTCAAAACCGCGGGCTATAAAGCGGTAGTTAACCCCTTTACCGTCACCTGCTGAGGCTAAAACAGCTTGATAAAGTAAGCCATCATCTTTTTGATATTCATAGATAATGTAGCTTGAATCATGGGGTAAATACCAACGTTCAAAACTGTCACGTGTTGAAGGCACCACTCGGCTTGGATATTCGCCATAAAATACCGGCACCAGACGTTGTAAGGTTGTTTTACCCGAGGCATTGGTACCGCAAATATTAGTGTGACCACTTAATAACAGTTCGACCACACCCGGTAGGTGGGTATTAATTAACACGATTCTAATCAAGCTTGGCATGATAATCCTTTTCCAAACAGCTCACATTACAGTGACTAAAAAGCAAAATACGGATGAAAAAATAACGTCTGTTTTTACAATGTCAATAAAGTAAAACAAACGCGGCCTAGAGGCAATTTTCACCCACAAAAATTGGCTTTATAATACGCTAAATAATTCAAAAATGGCGGCTAACAATGCAGCAAACAAGCAGAAACGGTTTATGTCGCATAAATGAGCTCAAGTTTAGGAAGTAAATAAGATCTTTTTTTCGCTGCAATAAAGCAAAAAACGCAGAGATTTCTCTCTGCGTTTTTTGTTATGCGGTACTAAAATTTAGCTGAGCATTTTATATTAAGATTAACGTTACAATTTAAATTGTGAGGTCGCATGGCTAAGCTCATTAGCAAACCCATCTAATCCTTCTGAAATCCCCTGCACTTGTGCAAGAATACCCAGTGTTTGATCAAATGAAGCATTCATTTCAACTACGTTATTGGCAACATGTGCAGCAACTAAAGACTGCTGTTCTGTGGCTGCTGCTATATGGGTATTCATACTGTTAATACTGACAATTTTAGATTGAATTGAACTTAATGCTGCACCGGTATCTTTGGCATAACGCTCGTTTTCTGATGACTTAGCAATGGCCACATCCATGGTGCTAACCGATGATTCAGCCGCTACTTTAAGCTTTTCTAATACGCCACGGATCTCTTTAGTCGCGTCGGCAGTTTTAGACGCCAGTGCACGAACTTCATCAGCAACCACGGCAAAGCCTCGTCCATGTTCTCCCGCTCTGGCGGCTTCAATGGCAGCGTTTAACGCGAGCAAGTTGGTCTGTTCTGCAATAGAGGTAATCACGTTCAAAATAGAGCCAACACTTTCGGTATCTTTGGCTAACTCATTGATAGAATTTGATGCGAGTTCAATACCTGAATTAAGTTCTTGTGAAATTCTCACCGTGCGCTGCACTACTGCTAAACCTTCCGTTGCCTCACGTTCAGCAACTTGTGCAGCTTCAGCCGCTTGTTGGGCACTGTGTGAAATATCATTGACTGAATGACGCATTTCTTCCATCGACATATGCACAGTTTTAGCATCGTGACTTTGTTGCTTAGTCGCTTTAGTTGCAACCGCCATGCGCTCTTTTAGCGATGATGCGCTGTCTAGCAATGGTTTAGTCACACTCACAACGCTTTGAATTGACTCAGCAAGTAAGCGTAAAAATCGATTAAAGTTGCTTGATACCTGCCCTAATTCATCAGTCCCGACAACCGTCAGTTGGTGACGTAAATTGCCTTTACCGTCAGCTAATTCACCTAATGAGTTAGCCACATCACCCGCAGCGCCGCTAATGGCACGCGCAATTGAAATAGTTGAAAGAGCCATAAAGACCAATAATGCGACCCCTATGCCCAATGACAGGTATAAACTCTGTTCAGAGCGGTCACCCGCTTCTTTAATAGTAGAGCTAAACTCTGCCACTTTATCGGCCTTATAAGCCGTGATCCCATTCGTTAAGCTTTCGAATATTTTGGCTTTTTTCTGACTAATTTGCCCTACATCAGCCATATCAATAGTACCGTCTAGCATTCCCCTTGCCAGTGACAGTGTCATGGTATTGTATTCGTCTAGGCTGTTAGATAATTGCGATAACAACGCACTTTCGGGCTGATCAATAGTTGATAGATTGGTTAAGTTATCTTTGAGTGAAGAAAAGGTTTTCATGGCGTTCCCGAGCAAATCTTCATCGGCAAAGGATACTGATTGGGTATACAACTCATCTAATCGTTGGACAAATATGACATTTTGATTTGCAAGCTCAACACGCTGTGCAACTTTGGTCTCCATGAAAGATAATGTGTCACGGTTTTTATTAATCGCAACTGTGCTGATGCCAAGGTTAACGGCAAAAATAATCACTGATAAGACAAAAATCAGTCCCACCTTTTTAAAGATTGACATGTTACTAAACCAATTCATATTTCGCCCCTAAGCGATAATCAAATGAAGATAAAGCAAACGTAAAACTTCTTAATGCAGCGACCAAAATTTTGTTTTTAAGGCAATTGATGCCTGTGCTCGCTCCTTGAGTTTGTATGTGCTGTAAAAATACCGCTTAACGCTATTCTTTAGTCAATTAACTATATGTTTTATTGTTATAAGCATCTTTGATAATAAGAGCATAATTTTATTTAATCTTAACCAAGTATAAATTTTTGTTGCTGTAAATCACGAAGTTTTCAATGTATATCGGTGTAAATCAATATCGGCCTAACATCAATATACTTGAAATTTTTCTAATGTATCAACTTGTTTGTGCTTATTTATAGACGGTAAATCCACTCACTTAAAGACTATAAATCAATATAACAACAAAAAACCCGCAAAAGCGGGCTGTTTTGGTTCATTGAGGCGATTACAGCACCTCATTAAATGGCTATTGCAACATTTTATGCAGCTTGAACATCTGCTTCTTCTGAATGTCTTATTAAATAATCAAATGCTCCCAATGATGCGGTTGCGCCGCTACCCATGGCAATGATGATTTGTTTAAAGGGGATATTAGTGACATCACCCGCAGCAAAGACACCAGGAATTGATGTTTGACCACGCTCATCGACAATAATTTCACCGCGAGGAGTCATATCAACCACACCTTTTAACCACTCGGTATTAGGCACTAAACCAATTTGTACAAAGATACCGGCTAAGGTTACGGTATGACTTTCACCACTGGCGCGATCGGTGTAAACCAAACTGGTTACACGAGTACCATCACCTTTAACTTCCGTGGTCATGGCTTGGGTAATTATCGTAATATTGCCCATTGATTTAGCCTTACGCTGTAGCACTTCATCGGCACGTAATTTACTGTCAAACTCAAGTACAGTGACGTGTTCGACAATGTTTGCTAGATCAATAGCCGCTTCAATACCTGAGTTACCGCCGCCAATAACCGCAACTCGCTTACCTTTAAATAACGGACCGTCACAGTGTGGGCAATACGCTACGCCTTTGTTACGATACTCTTGTTCACCAGGGACGTTCATTTCTCTCCAACGTGCACCGGTTGCTAAGATAATCGTTTTACTGCTTAAGGTGGCGCCACTTTCAAGCGTCACATCAAGCAGACCGTTTTTAGCTAAACTCAACGCACGTTGGTTTTGCATAATATCGACGTCATAATCTTTAACGTGAGCCTCAAGGTTCGCCACCAGTTTTGGACCTTCGGTTTTAGACACTGAAATAAAGTTTTCAATTCCGACCGTCTCGGCCACTTGGCCACCAAACTTTTCAGCAACTATGCCGGTATTTAACCCTTTACGAGCTGAATAAATGGCCGCTGCGGCGCCTGCTGGACCACCACCCACGACTAATATATCAAAAACCGACTTTTTATTAAGCTGCTCGGCTTGTCTGCTTGCGGCATTTTTATCTAACTTATTCAGTACTTCAACAACGCTAATAGCGCCCACAGAGAAGGCTTCGCCGTTCAAAAATACTGATGGCACTGACATGATATTGCGATCGCTCACTTCCTGTTGGAATAACGCACCGTCAATCATCACGTTAGTAATGTTTGGGTTAATTGCTGCCATCATATTAAGTGCTTGGATCACTTCAGGACAAGTTTGGCAACTTAACGAAATATAGGTTTCAAAATGGAATTCACCTGGTAGCTGACGGATTTGCTCAATGATATCCGCATCCAACTTAATCGGATGGCCGCCGCTGTGTAATAGTGCTAGCACCAGTGAGGTAAATTCATGGCCCATTGGCAAACCTGCAAAGGTGATATTAGTTGCAGCTTGCGGGTTAATCACACTCATACTTGGTGTACGTTGACCTTGCTGATAAGTCACTGAGACTAGATCTGATGAGTCAACAATGTCCTGGGCTAGGCTGGTGAGTTCTTTGCCTTTGTTTGAGTCATCTGCAGATACGACAAGTTCAACTGGGCGCTTGAGGTTTTGCAGATAGGTTTTCAGTTGATTTTTTACATTCGCATCTAACATAACAACTCCTAAAAATGGGAAATAATCGATGAATTTACAAGATGCTAGTCAGTGCCGGGGGAACACCGACTAGCTGGAGATGATATTCCTAACCTAAGGGTTATCTTAGTGGTTAGATTTTACCGACTAGGTCAATTGAAGGAGCTAATGTTTCTTCACCTGGCTGCCATTTTGCAGGACATACTTCGCCATCGTGAGTTGCAACATATTGTGCAGCTTGAATTTTACGAACTAGTTCAGAAGCGCTACGGCCAATACCTAGGTCATGAATTTCAGCTACTTTAACTTGGCCTTCTGGGTTAATCACAAAAGTACCACGTAGTGCTAAACCGTCTTCTTCAATCATCACACCAAAGTTGCGAGTGATTGCGCCAGTTGGATCACCTATCATTGGGTAAGTAATTTTACCTATAGTGTCTGAACTTGAATGCCAAGCTTTGTGAGTGAAGTGAGTGTCAGTTGATACTGAGTAAACTTCAACGCCCATTGCCTGTAGCTTCTCATAATGATCAGCCATGTCGCCTAATTCAGTTGGGCATACGAAAGTGAAGTCAGCTGGGTAGAAAAACACTACTGCCCATTTACCTAATAAATCTTGTTCAGTAACGTCAACGAAAGCACCATTATGGAATGCAGTTGCTTTGAACGGTTTGATAGTGCTATTGATGATAGATTGTGTCATGTCATGCTCCATTTAGATTTACATTAAACCCGATACCAATATGGTTTCGGTGATGATAAACAAACTGTGCTCGTCATCTGATGTAGCTATAATAGCGATGGAGGCTAACTAAGTATAACGGATAAAAACTATCACCCTAATCGGTTTTTCATATTGAACCATCTTTGAGAGACTATTTGTATGAAGGGTATAAATCATCAACACCGAGTACGCTTGAAAGCTGGTACTCGATTAATGATGTTTATTGGTGGATGTTATTCCCAAGGACCAAATCGTGTCAGCACGCGGCTAACATTAATATCGAGCTTTTGTGAAAGGGCTTGTAAATCTTGCTTATTATTTGCGGCAGAAAAACAATTGGCTTTATTGGTGGCAAATACCACCCAATTCCCGCCACCGGTTAAACAAGCAAAGACTTGATTAAAATGCTCATGAAGCGTGTCACGTAACTGTAAGTCTCGACTGTGTTCTTTCCAACAATTTAATACTAAAAAGCCATCCGTTTTAAGCAGCTGTTTTGTTTGCTGAATAAATTGGTTAGACAACTGTTGTTTATCTACACCTTTGTCGCTGTAGATATCAGCAAAAATAACATCGACTTTTTTATGCTCTGCTTGGGCTAAAAATACATAGGCATCTTGGTGCACTATGGTCAGTTTTTTACCTAAAGGTAATTGAAAAAAGCGTTTAGCCACTTCAATAACTTGTTGGCGCAATTCAACTGCAGTAATTTTAATCGCTGCATCAAAATGCCTAAGGGAATGCACGAGTGCACCGCCACCTAAGCCTAAAATAATCACACTTTTGGGTTGGCTGAATAACAGCACTGCTAACATGGCCTGAACATAAGTATGTTGCGGTACATGAGGTTGACTCTTATCCATCTTACTTTGCTCATCATTATCACCAAATGATAAGACCCGATAGTCGCCATCGTCGAGCACACAAAAATCACCAAACCGATCACCGTCGACGTGCAATACTTTATAATCAGACATACTTCACTCTGTGAGGAGTCTCGCCAATACGTGACAGCAAGATTTTTCTACTTTAAAACCTTATTATACCCCAGAATACAGTATAAAGTTGGCGGCAAGTGATACAGATAACTCGCAGAATTAAATTAATACGACCAGATAGGAAATCGACATGTTTAACCATTTATTGATGATAATTTTGTATTTGGCGGTGTTCTTTCTAGCCCAGCGACAGGTCAAAAAATGGATCCGTCAGCAAGCACAAAAGAAACAAGTCAGCGAAGTTCGTAGCCGTTTGATTACTCGTTTAATTTCTTATTTGTTGTTTTTTGTGACGATATCCGTCATGGCGGTGTCATTAGGTTTAGGTTATCAAGAGGTGTCGCTATTTGTGTCTTCAGCCTTTGCGGTATTAGGCGTGGCCCTATTTGCTCAATGGTCGATATTGAGCAACATCACTGCTGGTGTATTGATCTTTTTTGCATTTCCTTATCGTATTGGCGATCGCATAAAAATTGTCGATAAAGAAGAAGACATGAGTGGCATTATTGTCGAAATCAGTTTGTTTCACGTATTGATCAAACGGGATATCGGCGATGTGATGACTTACCCTAACAGCTTGATGCTCCAAAAAGCGGTGATTAAGTTACCCGAACCACGCCACCCTAGTTCACTTGCAACAAGCAACAAAACCAAGGCGAAGATTAATGCAAGTAGAGCAAAATGGCTTAAGTAATCTTTTAGCGTATACCTAGTGGTGTGATTCATATCTGACTGATAGCAACTCATGCTCTGCTGTCTTAGCCATGTTGACAACAATTTCGGCTTAATAATGCCGTAATAAGTAGAGAATCGATACATAATCTTATTAACATTAACTGGGCTTATGTATCGAATAGAATAATGCCTGCTTTATTTAAGCCCATATTTATACTCAGACTTAAGCTCTGCGCAGACATATTGCGGTGCTAGTTTAATACTCGATGGAAAAACGCTACAGCTTGCAAGTACATCTGCAACGCTAAAGCTGCATCAAAACGCTCACCTTCATCGCGCATAAAAGCGTGTTGAGCATTGACTTCAAGCCAAGTAAAGTTTGCATTCACTTGTTCAAGCTTTTGATAAATAAGCTTACGACCTTCTTTAGTCACATGTGGATCTTGTTTACCAAAGACCATCACTAACTCGCCTTTTATGCTGCCAGCACGAGCCAATGAATCATTGCCCTCTTTACAAGGTAATGTATTGGAATGAATATCTGTAGGATACAAACAAAAAGCCCCGCTAATATCAGGATTAAGCGCTGCTCGATAGGCTAAATGACCACCAATACATACGCCCATAGCGCCAACTTTATCACTGCAAAATGACTGTGCACGCGCAAAATCGACAAGCGCCTTAGTGTCACTGTCATGTTGCTCCAACGGCTTAGCCCACTTGTCTGCATTACCTTTATCTTTACCTGCGTCGTCATACGCCAACACAGTTCCGATAGGGTTGAGCTCATGAAACACTTCGGGTACTAACACCACAAACCCATGCCCAGCCAAGATCGCAGCAGATCGAGCTATCGGAGCCGTTTGCTGGAATATTTCTGAGTAGAAAATGATAGTCGCAAATTGGCCTTTAGTATCCGGACGATAAAGCGTGGTACGCATTAAGCCCGTGGCCGTTTTAATATCGTGAATTTCAGTTGTTGTAATCATAATATTCCATTTATTTCACATTATACCCAACACAAGGCTCTACCCAACATAATGGCAATTGCCAGCGTATGTCCTATGCATTAGTAAGCTGATGTTTGTCGTGAGTTGGTATTAATGAGCTGCTCTTCCTGCTCACTATAACAAATTAAAACAGCTCATTATTACAAACTTGCCCTGTGATCAACTGAGTCACATTGGTTAATGTTGTTGAGGCGATCGAGTTCAGCGCTTCTTCAGTTAAGAAAGCTTGGTGACCGGTAAAAATAACATTGTGGCAAGCCGATAAGCGGCGGAAGATATCATCTTGAATAATTTCATTTGATTTATCTTCAAAAAACAGCCCTTTTTCATTTTCGTATACATCAAGTCCTAATGAACCAATTTTGCCATCTTTTAACGCTTCCATGGCATCCAATGCATCTAATAATCCACCGCGGCTGGTATTAATCACCATCACGCCTTGCTTCATTTGATTAAAGCTAACGTTGTTGAGTAAATGATGATTATCTTTGGTCAATGGACAATGCAAACTGATGATATCGCATTGAGGATAGAGGGTTTCTAATGAAACATATTCGACACCAAGATCAATAACAGCTTGGTTTGGATAAGGGTCAAATGCCAATACTTTACAGCCAAAACCTAATAAGATTTTAATGGTGGCTAGGCCAATTTTACCCGTACCTATCACGCCAACGGTTTTGCCAAACATATTAAAACCGACAAGCCCCGATAAAGCAAAGTTAGCGTCACGAGTGCGCTGATAAGCTTTGTGGATTTTACGATTTAACGTCAACATGAGTGCCACTGAATGCTCAGCAACAGATTCTGGTGAATACGCGGGCACATTGACCACTTTCATACCTAAACGCTCAGCAGCCACTAGGTCAACGTTATTAAAGCCAGCACAACGCATAGCAATAATTTTTGTGCCACCTTTGGCCAACTCAACTAATACTTCTTCACATAAGGAGTCATTGACGAAAGCACAAACAACCTCATAGCCTTCCGCTAGTTTGACGTTTTGCATGCAAAGTCGGTAATCAAAAAATTCAATATCAACCTTAAAAGTTTGGTTAATACTGGTGAAATGGCGAATGTCGTAAGGCTTGGCGCTAAAAAAT
The Shewanella vesiculosa DNA segment above includes these coding regions:
- a CDS encoding 2-hydroxyacid dehydrogenase is translated as MKIGFFSAKPYDIRHFTSINQTFKVDIEFFDYRLCMQNVKLAEGYEVVCAFVNDSLCEEVLVELAKGGTKIIAMRCAGFNNVDLVAAERLGMKVVNVPAYSPESVAEHSVALMLTLNRKIHKAYQRTRDANFALSGLVGFNMFGKTVGVIGTGKIGLATIKILLGFGCKVLAFDPYPNQAVIDLGVEYVSLETLYPQCDIISLHCPLTKDNHHLLNNVSFNQMKQGVMVINTSRGGLLDALDAMEALKDGKIGSLGLDVYENEKGLFFEDKSNEIIQDDIFRRLSACHNVIFTGHQAFLTEEALNSIASTTLTNVTQLITGQVCNNELF